AAGGTAGTGAGTATATAGAGTTTGTAATGAACGTATACAAATTAAATTCAGATGAAATTCATTCCCGATTCAACGAAATATGTGATGCCTTTGGGATAGATTACCTTAACGATTACATAGGTGATTATTCTCATGGTATGAAACAAAAATTAATGGTTGCCTCAGTTTTGATGAGAAAACCAAAAGTGATTTTTTTAGACGAGCCAACTGTAGGTTTGGATGCCCGAGCGGCGAGGATACTCAAAGAACTTTTACAAAAATACAAAAACGAAGGCTCTTCGATATTCTTTACGACGCATATACTTGAAATAGCAGAAAAGATGTGTGACAGAATAGGAATCATCGATCACGGTAGAATCCTTGCTGAAGGTAATTTGGAAGAGTTGAGATCTCT
The Petrotoga mexicana DSM 14811 DNA segment above includes these coding regions:
- a CDS encoding ABC transporter ATP-binding protein — encoded protein: MIKAINLTKKFKDFTAVDGINLNVKAGEIYGFLGPNGAGKTTTIRMLTGTLKPTSGQIFIMDKDYNNYEMEIKREIGVVPDEPKMYENLKGSEYIEFVMNVYKLNSDEIHSRFNEICDAFGIDYLNDYIGDYSHGMKQKLMVASVLMRKPKVIFLDEPTVGLDARAARILKELLQKYKNEGSSIFFTTHILEIAEKMCDRIGIIDHGRILAEGNLEELRSLSKLGNKSLEDIFLELTGGSEVKEIIDEL